The Vibrio pomeroyi genome window below encodes:
- a CDS encoding transporter substrate-binding domain-containing protein produces MKNTKISLRFTVGGMFLLATVLTAIVAVSLQYYFSKKMATEHTLSKLTMASQDLSDYIGNIDSDAINTARLLSSVHRSISHQISREESRGILSEAIKDNPLFYSIYIGSSNERFFQIINLESSPFVRDKIGADSTDRWVVIEISDREAGRIRTTKYYDLEFNLRDSKTEPSNYFPTTRPWYITANTETVEKTQPYLFQHLQITGQTYSLAFESKAVSDTQHVIGIDIVLSSLASKLSASALDLDEESEVESFLYSKSGNIIASNRDVDTTHELPQSDQINWSPKQQAIIEATQPLLFSNQTDWGPMDFSVSGQPNGYAIDLLKMVGETSGIQFEFVNGFSWKELTDKFHEGSIDGLHSIQNYESNGVKGLYTDAIYDLPFSVVTRSDVQTVSSYGELSGKKVAILSGWSITPQLIQDFPNIDLVEVPNIESALDAVDNGEYFAVLDAKPVLAFSLDKFFHANLKVNDALSDLKANYPNQFHIVLQNKHQELLPIINQGIGALTVEQKEALAQKWFHHQALNTGTTIPYTELYEKTATATTEGEMLEMVLNGETKHLYLKKIETGEHYSEYFAVAIPEAEIYSAVNKRVATSIGVTVLLMSLTLPVAWIFGAPIVRPIRQLKAETNKIKQRDYNSVNVLDTRIKEVWELSAAVKDMSAEIKQHEQTQEAFVESFIKLIAQAIDDKSAYTAGHCHRVPELGLMLAEAAEKSQSDHFKDFKFENDDERREFRIAAWLHDCGKITTPEHIVDKGSKLEANYNRIHEVRTRFEVLWRDAEIAALRKQLEGTLPTQQIVDELAATKQQLQDDFAFVAKSNVGGEFMSADKVARIRSIAETTWTRNFDDQLGLSPIEALNRTPSSTLPATELLLSDKPEHIVKRDRPLEFDPKHKIKMDVPEHLYNLGEVYNLSIARGTLTEEDRFKINEHMLGTIKMLENLPFPKELSRVPRYASTHHETLKGTGYPRKLTAEELSIPERILVISDIFEALTAADRPYKKAKPISVAVDIMHKMALDEHIDIELFRLFLTSGTHVRYAEEYLKPEQIDFVDINKYLEVTRHIA; encoded by the coding sequence ATGAAAAACACAAAAATCTCGTTACGGTTTACCGTTGGAGGGATGTTTTTGCTTGCGACGGTACTGACGGCGATCGTTGCGGTTTCACTTCAATACTATTTCAGCAAGAAAATGGCGACTGAGCACACCTTGTCGAAACTGACTATGGCATCTCAAGATCTCAGTGACTATATCGGTAACATCGATTCTGATGCGATAAACACTGCACGATTGCTCTCCTCTGTACATCGTTCTATCAGCCATCAAATCTCTCGTGAAGAGTCGCGTGGGATCCTTTCTGAAGCAATAAAAGACAACCCTCTGTTTTACAGTATCTACATTGGCTCATCTAATGAACGCTTCTTCCAAATTATCAATCTAGAATCTTCTCCTTTTGTTCGTGATAAAATCGGTGCTGATAGTACCGACCGATGGGTTGTAATAGAGATAAGTGACAGAGAAGCTGGCCGTATCCGAACGACCAAATACTATGACCTTGAATTTAATCTTCGAGATTCAAAAACAGAGCCGAGTAATTACTTTCCCACGACAAGACCTTGGTACATAACAGCGAATACTGAGACTGTTGAAAAGACGCAGCCTTACCTTTTCCAACATCTCCAAATCACCGGACAAACCTATTCTTTAGCCTTTGAATCAAAAGCGGTAAGCGACACACAACACGTTATAGGCATTGATATTGTTCTCTCTTCGTTAGCGAGCAAGTTATCTGCCAGTGCATTGGACTTGGATGAAGAAAGCGAGGTCGAGTCTTTCTTGTATTCCAAATCAGGAAACATTATTGCTTCAAACCGCGACGTCGATACGACACATGAACTTCCACAATCCGATCAAATCAATTGGTCGCCTAAGCAGCAAGCCATAATAGAAGCTACGCAGCCTTTGTTGTTCTCGAATCAAACGGATTGGGGTCCAATGGATTTCTCTGTTTCTGGACAACCTAATGGCTACGCGATTGATCTTCTAAAGATGGTCGGGGAGACGAGTGGAATCCAGTTTGAATTCGTAAACGGATTTTCTTGGAAAGAGCTAACAGACAAGTTTCATGAAGGAAGCATCGATGGCCTTCATTCCATCCAGAACTATGAGAGTAATGGTGTAAAAGGTTTATATACCGATGCTATTTATGATTTGCCGTTTTCGGTGGTGACTCGCAGTGATGTTCAAACCGTATCAAGCTATGGCGAGCTGAGTGGTAAAAAGGTCGCGATTCTATCTGGATGGTCTATTACACCTCAGTTAATACAGGATTTTCCAAACATTGATCTTGTTGAAGTTCCTAATATTGAGTCTGCGCTTGATGCCGTAGACAATGGTGAATACTTTGCGGTACTGGATGCCAAGCCTGTCCTCGCTTTTTCTCTGGATAAGTTCTTTCATGCCAACTTGAAGGTGAATGACGCGTTATCTGACCTAAAAGCAAACTACCCAAATCAGTTCCATATTGTGCTGCAGAATAAGCATCAGGAGCTCTTGCCGATCATCAATCAAGGGATTGGTGCACTGACTGTTGAACAGAAAGAAGCGCTAGCGCAAAAGTGGTTTCATCATCAGGCGCTAAACACTGGAACCACCATTCCCTATACCGAACTCTACGAGAAAACTGCGACAGCTACGACTGAAGGCGAAATGCTCGAGATGGTGCTCAATGGAGAGACTAAACACCTTTATCTGAAAAAGATTGAGACGGGTGAGCATTATTCAGAATACTTTGCTGTGGCTATACCTGAGGCGGAAATTTACAGCGCGGTAAACAAGCGTGTGGCGACTTCGATTGGCGTTACTGTGCTGCTCATGAGCCTCACATTGCCTGTGGCTTGGATCTTTGGTGCGCCGATTGTTCGACCGATACGTCAGCTCAAAGCTGAAACAAATAAGATTAAACAACGTGATTACAACAGTGTGAATGTGCTTGATACTCGTATTAAAGAAGTATGGGAGTTGTCTGCCGCCGTTAAAGACATGTCTGCTGAAATCAAGCAACATGAACAAACTCAAGAGGCGTTTGTTGAGTCGTTTATTAAGCTTATTGCTCAAGCGATCGATGACAAGTCTGCCTATACAGCAGGGCACTGTCATCGTGTTCCTGAACTTGGCTTGATGCTGGCGGAGGCGGCGGAAAAATCACAATCTGACCATTTCAAAGACTTTAAATTTGAGAATGACGATGAGCGTCGTGAATTTAGAATTGCAGCGTGGCTTCATGATTGTGGCAAGATCACTACACCGGAACACATCGTTGATAAGGGTTCGAAGCTTGAAGCGAACTACAACCGAATTCACGAAGTAAGAACACGGTTTGAGGTGCTTTGGCGTGATGCAGAGATCGCCGCATTGAGAAAACAACTGGAAGGCACGCTACCAACACAGCAAATCGTCGACGAACTTGCGGCGACCAAGCAACAGCTACAAGATGACTTTGCATTCGTCGCTAAGTCAAACGTTGGTGGTGAGTTTATGAGCGCTGATAAAGTCGCACGTATTCGTTCTATTGCTGAAACCACTTGGACGCGAAATTTTGATGACCAACTTGGCCTATCACCAATTGAAGCACTAAATAGGACTCCTAGCTCAACCTTACCTGCGACAGAACTACTTCTGAGTGATAAGCCAGAGCACATAGTGAAAAGAGACAGGCCGTTAGAGTTTGACCCAAAACACAAGATCAAAATGGACGTTCCTGAGCACTTATATAACTTAGGTGAGGTTTATAACCTGAGTATCGCTCGCGGCACCTTGACCGAAGAAGATCGATTCAAGATAAATGAGCACATGCTTGGCACCATTAAGATGTTGGAGAACCTACCATTCCCTAAAGAGTTAAGTCGCGTACCTCGTTATGCCTCAACCCACCATGAAACGCTTAAAGGTACAGGTTATCCAAGGAAGCTGACTGCTGAGGAGCTTTCGATTCCAGAGCGTATTCTAGTGATATCCGATATTTTTGAGGCATTAACTGCAGCCGATAGACCGTACAAGAAAGCGAAGCCAATTAGTGTGGCTGTCGACATCATGCACAAGATGGCGTTGGACGAACATATCGATATCGAGCTATTTAGGTTGTTCTTGACCAGTGGCACACATGTTCGTTATGCAGAAGAGTATTTGAAACCAGAGCAAATCGACTTTGTGGATATCAATAAATACCTTGAAGTCACTCGTCATATTGCTTGA
- the vgrG gene encoding type VI secretion system tip protein VgrG, translating to MTDNFSPSASTIVAKDSKSNEHAVSDFAISEYLSKPFKIELTLISKNFVTDDQLGQKLSITRFVNDTDNLTATRVFNGIVTQVQLLGMDSNLQYSSYRVTLRPWFWLLKHTHSFRVYQSQSTKDIVSDVLTQAGFSGSFKAGTMPSSKREYCVQYNESDFDFVTRLLAEEGVHYFFQHSDSDHLMMLQDAQSPFQKSDASKFDMIEVPSGSNPLIDKWMPQGQFHGASIELTSYDYSQTKLVSSKEKKSSHTIANNTKLTKQFYPNLGITGGMEDLASNLVKRRIEQLEQNYQTVDAEAQHDSFELGTWFSLASHLDKAQLGDYLVTELHIRYSTENHCDTRLTLLDTSIPNYPTPRDKARIHGLQSAVVAGSTAGEINQDDQGRVRIQFHWDTEASGDKTSCYVRVAQMMAGSGYGAQFIPRVGQEVLVSFIDGDPDQPIITGSVYNSKNAPPYKEANSTKTGISTKLSGLANELYFDDKKDNELMYMHATKDFTKEVENNLTETIKGELLQKTTKQVTVSTEDNYTLTSDKAISEKGKSISLEADDKIELTVGSSKITMSSSSISIEASNIDIKASSALNLEGMNVTSKATSANKISGVTTALEATSSNSIKGLSVAIKADTTLSAEGSLSAEFKSGLKGTFDGGVMGELKGAIVKVN from the coding sequence ATGACGGATAATTTCTCCCCTTCTGCCAGCACGATCGTGGCAAAAGATTCTAAAAGCAACGAGCATGCAGTCAGCGATTTTGCCATTTCTGAGTACTTATCGAAGCCTTTTAAAATCGAACTCACTCTTATCTCTAAGAACTTTGTTACCGATGACCAACTAGGTCAAAAACTCTCTATTACCCGCTTTGTTAACGACACCGACAATTTGACCGCAACGCGAGTATTCAACGGTATAGTCACACAAGTTCAATTACTGGGTATGGACAGTAATCTGCAATACTCCAGTTACCGCGTCACTCTAAGACCCTGGTTTTGGTTATTGAAACACACTCACTCGTTTCGTGTTTACCAAAGCCAATCGACCAAAGACATTGTTTCAGACGTACTAACTCAAGCTGGTTTCAGTGGCTCCTTCAAAGCAGGAACCATGCCTTCATCAAAACGCGAATATTGCGTTCAATACAATGAAAGCGACTTTGATTTTGTAACACGCTTGCTTGCTGAAGAAGGCGTGCATTACTTTTTCCAACACAGCGATTCAGACCATCTGATGATGTTGCAAGATGCACAGAGTCCTTTCCAAAAATCAGATGCCAGCAAATTTGACATGATTGAAGTCCCCTCGGGGAGTAATCCATTGATCGATAAATGGATGCCTCAAGGTCAGTTTCATGGTGCCAGTATCGAACTAACCAGTTATGACTACTCACAAACCAAATTAGTGAGCAGTAAAGAGAAGAAATCCAGCCACACAATTGCTAACAACACCAAGTTAACCAAACAGTTTTACCCAAACCTTGGCATCACAGGTGGGATGGAAGATCTCGCCAGCAATCTAGTTAAGCGACGTATTGAGCAACTCGAGCAAAACTATCAAACCGTAGACGCAGAAGCGCAGCACGACTCATTCGAATTGGGCACTTGGTTTTCATTAGCCTCCCATTTAGACAAAGCTCAACTGGGCGACTACCTCGTCACTGAGCTTCATATCCGATACAGCACTGAGAACCATTGTGATACTCGCCTCACCCTACTCGATACCTCAATTCCTAATTATCCGACACCGCGAGATAAAGCCAGAATACACGGTCTACAAAGTGCAGTTGTCGCAGGCAGTACGGCTGGTGAAATCAATCAAGATGACCAAGGCCGAGTTCGTATTCAATTTCATTGGGATACCGAAGCATCCGGAGACAAGACGAGTTGCTATGTGCGAGTCGCTCAAATGATGGCAGGTAGTGGCTATGGCGCTCAATTCATTCCGAGAGTGGGACAAGAAGTACTGGTTAGCTTTATTGATGGCGACCCAGACCAACCGATTATCACAGGCAGTGTCTATAACAGTAAAAACGCCCCCCCTTACAAAGAAGCCAACTCTACTAAAACAGGGATCAGCACTAAGTTAAGTGGATTGGCGAATGAGCTCTATTTCGATGATAAGAAAGACAATGAGCTTATGTACATGCACGCAACAAAAGACTTCACCAAAGAAGTAGAAAACAACCTGACTGAAACGATTAAAGGCGAACTGCTTCAGAAGACGACCAAGCAAGTGACGGTTTCTACAGAAGATAACTACACGCTTACCTCAGACAAAGCGATCAGTGAGAAAGGTAAATCCATCTCGTTAGAAGCCGACGACAAAATAGAGTTAACGGTAGGCTCTAGCAAGATCACCATGTCTTCATCTTCCATCAGTATCGAAGCCAGTAACATCGACATTAAAGCGAGCAGCGCACTCAATCTCGAAGGGATGAACGTCACAAGTAAAGCAACATCGGCCAACAAAATCTCAGGGGTGACCACAGCTCTCGAAGCTACCAGCTCTAACAGTATTAAAGGCCTGAGTGTGGCGATTAAAGCAGATACTACCCTCTCAGCCGAAGGGTCATTGAGTGCCGAGTTTAAGTCTGGCTTAAAAGGTACTTTCGATGGCGGTGTGATGGGCGAACTCAAAGGCGCGATCGTGAAGGTGAATTAA
- a CDS encoding PAAR domain-containing protein, with protein MTLAARLTDMHVCPMQTPAVPPIPHVGGPISGPGVPTVLIGNMPAATLGDMCVCVGPPDSIIKGSATVLIMSKPAARMGDTTSHGGTIVLGMPTVMIGG; from the coding sequence ATGACGTTAGCCGCACGATTAACTGACATGCACGTTTGCCCAATGCAGACACCTGCTGTCCCACCTATCCCGCACGTTGGCGGCCCGATTAGTGGTCCCGGAGTCCCAACAGTGCTTATAGGTAATATGCCAGCAGCAACCCTTGGTGATATGTGCGTATGTGTTGGGCCTCCAGACAGCATCATTAAGGGCAGTGCTACCGTACTCATAATGAGCAAACCCGCTGCGCGTATGGGTGATACAACGAGCCATGGCGGCACGATTGTTCTTGGTATGCCAACCGTGATGATTGGAGGTTAA
- a CDS encoding type VI secretion system ImpA family N-terminal domain-containing protein — translation MTEIDHLLVPISDDAPSGTYLKLDRSAYRSLRNVYNSAQSSFRQLVETPDASSDPAIVDANTDNWAELRKVSEETLTSQSKDLEILGWYITSQLFTSQPFHNLASAVPALNLFIDQFWDTLNPMPPEAKLKASDDAGKAKEITEFRTKPLLQLVGESIDSSSFYIPFQMIDFCAGVTFGDYLTAERKGNITELKESALGEFDPSVSETLFQLASIYSELEIVEKNLAAKCQAVGATVISFNFIKTNVRDLIKAIHFLVGEKFTPWPLDDEFHVIQNTADASVQSDSTPAASEQANNTASNANPATATNQDLGQDPLANPAQSHASSVQPASSQVQTVVQNVSSINGIVNRDHAFQEIRKIAEYFKETEPHSPIAFLLERSIRWGYMSFPELLQEMIGNEQNVIAQINQMTGMDNLDKMDLSGKSVPVMTSAPEITPVAKPTIEEPATATSVPDSSNSTTDTNQTSESTSDSSSSSLQDFEW, via the coding sequence ATGACAGAAATCGACCACTTACTTGTTCCAATCTCAGATGATGCGCCATCAGGCACTTATTTGAAGTTAGATCGAAGTGCCTATCGCAGTTTGAGAAATGTTTATAACAGTGCTCAATCTTCATTTAGACAGTTAGTTGAAACGCCTGACGCTTCGTCTGATCCCGCAATCGTAGATGCCAATACAGACAATTGGGCTGAGTTGAGAAAGGTTTCGGAAGAAACGCTGACTTCCCAATCGAAAGACTTAGAGATATTGGGTTGGTACATCACTAGCCAACTCTTTACTTCGCAACCATTTCATAACCTTGCTAGTGCAGTCCCAGCGTTAAACCTTTTCATCGACCAATTTTGGGACACGTTGAACCCAATGCCACCAGAAGCAAAACTCAAAGCTTCTGACGATGCAGGGAAAGCAAAGGAAATTACTGAGTTTAGGACTAAACCCCTACTTCAATTGGTTGGTGAGTCTATTGACTCAAGCTCCTTCTACATTCCTTTTCAAATGATTGATTTTTGTGCCGGTGTCACTTTTGGTGACTACCTCACGGCAGAGCGCAAAGGCAATATTACAGAGTTAAAAGAGTCAGCTTTAGGCGAATTTGACCCAAGCGTTTCAGAAACACTTTTTCAATTGGCTAGCATTTACAGCGAATTGGAGATTGTAGAAAAAAACTTAGCGGCAAAATGCCAAGCCGTTGGCGCAACAGTAATCAGTTTCAATTTCATCAAAACCAACGTTCGTGATCTTATCAAGGCGATACATTTCTTAGTGGGTGAAAAGTTCACTCCTTGGCCTTTAGATGATGAGTTCCATGTTATTCAGAACACTGCAGACGCCTCAGTGCAAAGCGATTCAACACCTGCGGCATCAGAGCAAGCGAATAATACTGCCAGCAACGCTAATCCTGCGACGGCAACCAACCAAGACCTAGGGCAAGACCCCCTAGCAAACCCAGCGCAATCTCATGCGTCAAGTGTTCAGCCAGCTTCGAGTCAAGTTCAAACAGTTGTACAAAATGTATCGAGCATTAACGGCATTGTGAATCGTGACCATGCATTTCAAGAGATTCGAAAAATCGCCGAATACTTCAAAGAAACTGAACCTCACAGCCCTATCGCCTTCTTACTTGAGCGTTCAATTCGTTGGGGGTACATGAGCTTCCCAGAGCTGCTGCAAGAAATGATTGGCAATGAACAGAATGTGATTGCTCAAATTAATCAAATGACGGGAATGGACAACCTAGACAAGATGGACTTGTCTGGAAAGTCGGTTCCTGTAATGACTTCCGCTCCGGAGATAACGCCGGTAGCGAAACCGACTATTGAAGAGCCCGCGACAGCAACGTCAGTTCCCGATAGTTCAAATAGCACGACAGATACAAACCAAACATCTGAATCTACTTCCGACTCATCATCGAGCAGCCTGCAAGATTTTGAGTGGTAA
- a CDS encoding type VI secretion system tube protein Hcp: MASIFMRIDGTTPKGAATVEKIGGKDGFFALDSISWSAVRGVGIDVGNANNADQGMVALGEVNMTRGCDGATPHLTTFLYAPGPEGRTVEIVMTKPNREGSGADPYLILTLKMARMSSYNMSGTDGSLPSESFSLTYTEISKAYYIEADGGKIEKGPEVGFDATTAKVTSTAK, translated from the coding sequence ATGGCTTCTATTTTTATGAGAATTGATGGTACGACACCAAAAGGTGCGGCAACTGTAGAAAAAATCGGAGGCAAAGATGGTTTCTTTGCTCTTGATAGTATTTCTTGGAGCGCTGTTCGTGGTGTTGGTATCGATGTAGGTAATGCAAACAATGCGGACCAAGGCATGGTTGCTCTTGGTGAAGTCAACATGACTCGTGGCTGTGATGGTGCAACACCACATCTAACCACATTCTTATATGCGCCGGGCCCTGAAGGTCGCACTGTTGAAATCGTTATGACAAAACCAAACCGTGAAGGTTCTGGTGCTGATCCATACCTGATTCTAACGCTAAAAATGGCTCGTATGTCTAGCTACAACATGTCTGGTACGGATGGTTCACTGCCAAGCGAATCTTTCAGCCTAACTTACACAGAAATTTCGAAGGCTTACTACATTGAAGCAGACGGCGGTAAGATCGAGAAAGGCCCTGAGGTTGGCTTCGATGCTACTACAGCTAAAGTTACTTCCACTGCTAAGTAA
- the tssB gene encoding type VI secretion system contractile sheath small subunit: MALNSQHKRVSKNRVSITYDVETNGAVETKELPFVVGVIGDYSGHKQDKEEVEDRTFYNVDKDNFDTVMKRVGPELSLKVDNVLAGDDSQFEASLKFDSMKDFEPEAIIEQVEPLKKLVETRNQLKVLLSKADRSRDLEKLLKEVLQSADTINALSDELGIKEEGAE; this comes from the coding sequence GTGGCACTAAATTCCCAACATAAACGCGTAAGTAAGAACCGCGTAAGTATTACCTATGACGTTGAGACTAATGGCGCTGTAGAAACCAAAGAGCTCCCTTTTGTTGTTGGGGTTATTGGTGACTACTCAGGCCATAAGCAAGACAAAGAAGAAGTGGAAGATCGTACCTTCTATAACGTTGATAAAGACAACTTCGACACTGTAATGAAGCGCGTTGGCCCTGAACTATCCCTAAAAGTAGACAACGTACTTGCAGGCGATGACAGCCAATTCGAAGCGAGCCTTAAGTTTGACTCAATGAAAGACTTCGAACCTGAAGCAATCATCGAGCAAGTTGAACCGCTTAAGAAGCTAGTCGAAACCCGCAATCAACTGAAGGTACTTCTTTCTAAAGCCGATCGTTCTCGCGACCTAGAGAAGCTACTTAAAGAAGTTCTACAAAGTGCAGATACGATTAATGCTCTTTCTGATGAGCTTGGTATTAAAGAAGAAGGAGCTGAGTAA
- the tssC gene encoding type VI secretion system contractile sheath large subunit — protein MSTETENQAQPEAAEGSLSFLDRAIEATTQTPADTTKELFSVLTEQALSGTVTWDKNVTKTIENAISEIDKKLSQQLSEVMQQKDLQKLEGSWRGLQKLVKESELGRDLKIKMVDYTQEELLDQFEDAPAIDRSPLFNAVYQGEFGTAGGEPYGTFIGDYEFSAKDEDVALLRYMGEVAAVCHAPFIAAANAEMFEFNDFQTFSEGKPVAAGFDSPAYAAWNSFRESDDARYVTLTLPRTLARLPYGDKGLSTDVFAYEELGTDMDGNPKPTSNDQLVWSNAAYDLGLKMTQAYTASGWCTSIRGLDNGGKVENLPNLTYKSEAGDLLQQCPTEVNLTDEREKELSDLGFLPLVHYKSSNYAVFIGGQTTQKPKTFTDPDATANAAISARLPYIMASSRIAHYLKVMGRDKLGSNLEAPDIKRELQLWIDQYTNAGAIGNEQRAKTPLCESRIEVVEQPGKPGAYSAVAHLRPWLQLEELTTSVRMVAKIPG, from the coding sequence ATGAGTACTGAAACTGAGAATCAAGCGCAACCGGAGGCGGCGGAAGGCTCACTGAGCTTCCTAGACCGTGCGATTGAAGCAACCACTCAAACTCCTGCAGACACCACCAAAGAGCTGTTTTCTGTACTTACAGAGCAAGCACTTTCTGGCACGGTGACGTGGGATAAGAACGTTACAAAAACCATTGAAAACGCAATCTCTGAAATTGATAAGAAACTGTCTCAACAGCTATCTGAAGTCATGCAACAGAAAGACCTACAAAAGCTGGAAGGCTCTTGGCGTGGTCTGCAAAAACTGGTTAAAGAGAGTGAGCTTGGCCGAGATCTGAAGATCAAAATGGTCGATTACACTCAAGAAGAACTGCTAGACCAATTTGAAGATGCGCCTGCGATTGACCGTAGCCCGCTGTTCAATGCCGTTTACCAAGGCGAATTCGGTACTGCTGGTGGTGAACCTTACGGTACCTTCATTGGTGACTACGAGTTTAGCGCGAAAGATGAAGATGTTGCCCTACTTCGCTACATGGGTGAAGTTGCTGCAGTATGTCACGCACCATTCATTGCCGCCGCAAACGCTGAGATGTTTGAGTTTAACGACTTCCAAACCTTCTCTGAAGGCAAGCCAGTAGCCGCTGGTTTTGACTCTCCTGCATACGCAGCATGGAACTCTTTCCGTGAGAGTGATGACGCACGTTACGTAACACTAACTCTGCCTCGTACTCTGGCTCGTCTACCTTATGGTGACAAAGGCCTAAGCACGGATGTCTTTGCTTATGAAGAACTTGGCACTGACATGGATGGAAATCCTAAGCCAACCAGCAATGATCAGTTAGTTTGGTCAAATGCAGCGTATGATCTGGGTCTTAAAATGACTCAAGCTTATACCGCTTCTGGCTGGTGTACTTCTATTCGTGGTTTAGATAACGGTGGTAAGGTCGAGAATCTTCCAAACCTAACGTACAAGTCTGAAGCTGGCGATCTACTTCAGCAATGTCCAACAGAAGTTAACCTAACAGATGAGCGTGAGAAAGAGCTTTCTGACCTTGGTTTCCTTCCTTTGGTTCACTACAAGAGCTCCAACTACGCTGTATTCATCGGCGGTCAAACCACACAGAAGCCTAAAACCTTCACTGACCCTGATGCAACAGCGAACGCTGCAATCTCTGCCCGCCTACCTTACATCATGGCGAGTAGCCGTATCGCCCACTACTTGAAAGTAATGGGTCGAGACAAATTAGGCTCGAACCTAGAAGCTCCGGACATCAAACGCGAGCTACAACTTTGGATCGACCAATACACCAACGCTGGTGCAATTGGCAATGAGCAACGTGCAAAAACCCCTCTTTGTGAATCTCGCATTGAAGTGGTTGAGCAACCTGGTAAACCGGGTGCCTACTCAGCAGTCGCTCATTTAAGACCTTGGTTACAACTTGAAGAACTGACAACTTCAGTTCGAATGGTTGCGAAGATTCCAGGCTAA
- a CDS encoding type VI secretion system contractile sheath large subunit, producing MKLNTEWQNKFNQLDDTDNTFMKEALSLLSELDKHSLSSKSSLISLISTLISTIDNELSLQLDEILHEPEFQKLERNWLSLQQLVSLPVSYQRAHVKLLDMNWAEISSDVNQAYSTKSSDLYNKIGNNELNTLGGHPFGCISFSHPISMDIDFDADYDDLFTVELLGKLGEATLCPMLFSPVSTFFGESGADWLSDIERINKILSGPDFKAWQDLRSKPSSRFIGMALPQVRLRDAYKNRRAGFIYNEQGKGAWGLANMVLATTIIREFHRVNWFGFLKSRWNDKLQGAVINLPANHYFDSHLQKPVTDISLFGQLSNFYAQSGFIPLAKSPLTDKFYFNGNNSIWQCGQSDNDKVLTQIQTTLMSCRIAHYLKVQVREMIGSFNNATECELFLTHWIEKFSSNVSFANEETLSKYPLSFAKVSVTESSAQAGSFACTLRIVPQYQFDYFSGEVVLTTDLNEVA from the coding sequence ATGAAGTTAAATACAGAATGGCAAAACAAATTCAATCAATTAGATGACACAGATAATACCTTTATGAAAGAGGCTTTATCTCTGTTATCTGAGTTAGACAAACACTCCTTAAGCTCTAAATCCTCACTAATTTCATTGATATCAACACTTATATCAACAATCGATAATGAACTGAGTTTGCAGCTTGATGAAATCTTGCATGAACCTGAATTTCAAAAGCTAGAGCGCAACTGGTTAAGCCTTCAACAACTCGTATCCCTACCCGTAAGCTATCAAAGAGCTCATGTAAAGTTACTCGATATGAATTGGGCGGAGATCTCCAGTGACGTCAACCAAGCTTATTCGACCAAATCCAGTGACTTGTATAACAAAATTGGTAATAACGAACTCAATACCTTAGGTGGTCACCCGTTTGGTTGCATCTCGTTTAGTCACCCTATCTCGATGGACATCGATTTTGATGCCGATTACGACGATCTATTTACCGTAGAACTATTAGGGAAATTAGGCGAAGCAACACTCTGCCCTATGCTCTTTTCCCCAGTTTCGACCTTCTTTGGTGAAAGCGGCGCTGATTGGCTATCAGACATTGAACGTATCAACAAAATACTTTCTGGCCCCGACTTTAAAGCGTGGCAGGATTTACGCAGCAAACCGAGCTCTCGCTTTATCGGCATGGCACTTCCTCAAGTGCGCCTGCGTGATGCCTACAAAAACCGACGAGCTGGCTTTATTTATAACGAGCAAGGTAAAGGTGCTTGGGGTTTAGCCAATATGGTGCTGGCGACCACTATCATACGAGAGTTTCACCGCGTTAACTGGTTTGGCTTTTTGAAATCTCGTTGGAACGACAAGCTTCAAGGTGCTGTTATCAATCTGCCTGCGAACCACTATTTCGATAGCCACCTGCAAAAGCCAGTCACCGACATTAGCCTGTTCGGACAACTATCGAATTTCTACGCGCAAAGTGGTTTTATCCCATTAGCGAAAAGCCCTTTAACCGACAAGTTTTACTTCAATGGTAACAACTCGATTTGGCAATGCGGGCAAAGTGACAACGACAAAGTGCTTACCCAGATTCAAACGACATTGATGTCTTGCCGAATTGCTCACTACTTAAAAGTTCAGGTAAGAGAAATGATCGGCAGCTTCAACAATGCTACAGAATGTGAGTTGTTTTTGACGCACTGGATTGAAAAATTCTCGAGCAATGTGTCGTTTGCCAATGAAGAGACCTTATCTAAATACCCATTAAGCTTCGCTAAAGTTAGTGTCACTGAGTCTAGCGCTCAAGCTGGCAGCTTTGCTTGCACTCTACGCATCGTTCCTCAATACCAGTTTGATTACTTCAGTGGCGAAGTAGTTCTGACCACCGACCTAAATGAGGTGGCGTAA